The Vigna angularis cultivar LongXiaoDou No.4 chromosome 6, ASM1680809v1, whole genome shotgun sequence genome contains the following window.
tatCTTTATTATTGAAGATTTAATTCAAAGTATCACAAATAATCcccatatataaattaaaaaattataattccgTCACCACATCATCCTAacaatctttttatttattttacgcGATAAATATCGAATGCTTTTTCTcctatatatgttttaaaattttaagtaaatttaatttttattaactttctcataaaatattatagaaagaaggatttgttgaaaaatataatgttatacgCAGTAAAATTGTCTAAGACTTATACCAAAACGATGATATATTCATATTTCTGTTCTAAAAAGCAATCGCTTAAGACCTTCttctattaatataataataataaatatagaaattttttataaggtattataccttcttcttgctatattatcttaataaaatgGGTTATAAGGTAATATACTTTTCctatacattttttatacaatttgttatactttcaaatttgttttgagATTTTATACAGGGAGTTTGCATGTACAGTTAAGTtacaaaattttacaataaaaattaaaagtatttatacgGTACATATACAAGAggcttaaaaaaaatttaacttttaaaagacattattttttttttacttttttctcagtgttattattattgattaatttaatcattcatcttattatttgattttctaCAACGTTATAACTCTTTAATATAAGCTTTGCAGTATTAGagtgttttcattttaattccGTAATATCACGACATGCCGTTCTttgtgttattttctcttcaatttcttgtttctgtctctatctatatataaaagttCTAGATATAAAGCGGGAAAGTTGAAGAAGAACTTGCAGAGCACGAAACACTGTGCGGTCCTGTAGTGTAAACGAAATATACTATCGTACTCACGTCGAATTCACTTTCGTTTCTTCGTTCTTCAATGGAGCGTTTGGCTAGGTCAGCTCGAGCGTGGCGTTGGTATTGGCGTTCGTTTTCCTCTTTTCAAACCCTAACTTCTCGATCCTCACGTCTTTCTACACATCCCAGTAAGTtcctatttcttttattttctagaACTTACTTTAGTCGATTTTCTTTTCAAACGCTGCGATTTTTATAACCTACGTCGTGAAttcttcgttttttttttctgtagaATTTGCGTCTTCTTGGTTTTCCTCTTCCGATGTTTCGATGTCCAGAGTCTTGCCCGAGGATTATTCATGGCTTCCGGTCTTCTTTGCTGGTGTTTTTGGATCTGGATTGGTGGGAGTGGCTTATGCGGATAATGCTACTGTGGATGTCCAAGAAAGAGCCAAGAAGGAACGCGAGCGAATTGAGGAGTTGATTAGAAGTAGAGGAATTCGATACGGTTCTTATCCTTCATTCTCTGTTGCCGTTAAAGGCCAAAAGGTTGGTACACATCGTTATTCAGTAATTTGCCTCAACTTGAGGGCGATTGCATGGGAGATAAAACTACAAGTGGGTTCTTGATAACTTCTTTGTGGTTTATGTTTTCCAaagttattatgttttaaaatgattttggtTTAATAAGCAAATGCCCGTAATTGCCAATCTTTCCCGTTTCAAAATTGTATTCTAATGCAATCTGAACTCCGCCGAGATTGcattctttatatatattagtttttaactTGAAGTGTTGTCTTGCGTGTCATTGTTAAACTTCaaccattcctttttcttcagtCACATTGATTTGGGTGCATTATACTATTTTTGTCtcgaaaataaaaagaaagaattaacAACCACTATGCTCTAGTTTTGATGATGCGATCTTAAGGTTCTGTTACTATAATGGAAATAAAAACTATATCTGATGGTGGAGTTACAATTATAGGTCAGTGTTAAGTTTCAAATTCCTCATGGTTGTGATATTTCACAACTTATTGCAAATCTTACTGCACGTCTTGGAACGAAGGCTGAAGCCCATGGAGGTGGTTCAGACATGTTATTACGAGCTTGGAACAGGTACTTCACTCTATATTTCTGTGATTTTGGGGAATATTAGCGTGCATGTTTATGGCATTTGATACATATTGAGTCTTCTCATTTACAGTTTACTGTAGTGATGCACTCAATTTATGATCCTCATTTTCTTGTCGCCTATCCACAGCCCAGTTGCTTGGCAACTTACCCTTTCTCATCCATCAGAACAAAAACATATTCCAGGGGATGACATGTCATCGAAAGATATAAATACAGAAGATACAGATCTATGTATACTCATATTTCATTCTCTCGTTGGCTCAGATAAGGCtgtaagtattatttttttttttcatatttcttaatTTGATCTCCTCATTATTTTTCGTTTTTCCTTTGAAAAAAATGGTCATTATTCAGTAGAAAATATTGCAGGAAATTGAATTCATTAAGCAAGGGGAATTAAGTCCTGAAGAGGTTGATGCTTTCATCTCTGTTTTACAATTAGCTGGTAACAGGTTGGGACAAAAAAGCACCCTGGAAAGAAAACCAAAGGAAGAGACTGAAAAGGTGCCATCTGTAGATAAATCTATTTCTGATCTTGAGGGTATGGGAGTGAGAATTTATGGACTTGATGAACCCGTAGGTATATCGAAAGATGCTGAGATATCATGGGACAACATTGCTGGTTATGAACATCAAAAACGGTATGTAAAGCTGGACATTTGGCTTGTGATTTTCAACTATCTGAATTTTCTATATCTAATTTTGTGAACGCAAATGTTTTTCATgatggtttttaattttgttgttttgacACCTCCGTTGCAAGTGGGCAAAACTAAAATAGACGTATActtattttttctctaattatttatgtatatttcaGCCTAATGCGATTAGATTCTGTATTTAAAGGGAATGGGAGTTTTGTCTGTCAATCCAGCCAACTTGATCATGCTTATATGATTAATGTGGTCTGTATATCTCACAAGAGCTATGTACCGCcactttttaaatgtttttccaTACTTTTTAACTCCTAGTATCATCTATAAACATGATGTGTTCAGCTTTCATTTCTCATTATGCACGAAAGTAAATTTACTTAAATCTTTAATTTTGTAGATTAATAGAAGATACAATACTATTGGCACTGCATAGTCCTGAAGTATATGATGATATTGCCCGAGGGACTCGTCATAAGTTTGAGTCAAACAGACCT
Protein-coding sequences here:
- the LOC108341616 gene encoding uncharacterized protein LOC108341616 isoform X2 yields the protein MERLARSARAWRWYWRSFSSFQTLTSRSSRLSTHPKFASSWFSSSDVSMSRVLPEDYSWLPVFFAGVFGSGLVGVAYADNATVDVQERAKKERERIEELIRSRGIRYGSYPSFSVAVKGQKVSVKFQIPHGCDISQLIANLTARLGTKAEAHGGGSDMLLRAWNSPVAWQLTLSHPSEQKHIPGDDMSSKDINTEDTDLCILIFHSLVGSDKAEIEFIKQGELSPEEVDAFISVLQLAGNRLGQKSTLERKPKEETEKVYRKMLRYHGTTLLVMNIKNGTGKTSCARVIANQAGVPLLYVPLEAIMSEFYGKSERLLGKVFSLANNLPNGAIIFLDEIDSFAAARDNEMHEATRRILSVLLRQIDGFEQDKKVVVIAATNRKEDLDPALISRFDSMIAFGLPDQRNRQEIASKYAKHLSKPELEEFARVTEDLSGRDIRDVCQQAERSWASKIIRGQVPKEGEKAKLPALQEYIECAESRREALRSAAANRKLPTSSHPKILY
- the LOC108341616 gene encoding uncharacterized protein LOC108341616 isoform X1, with product MERLARSARAWRWYWRSFSSFQTLTSRSSRLSTHPKFASSWFSSSDVSMSRVLPEDYSWLPVFFAGVFGSGLVGVAYADNATVDVQERAKKERERIEELIRSRGIRYGSYPSFSVAVKGQKVSVKFQIPHGCDISQLIANLTARLGTKAEAHGGGSDMLLRAWNSPVAWQLTLSHPSEQKHIPGDDMSSKDINTEDTDLCILIFHSLVGSDKAEIEFIKQGELSPEEVDAFISVLQLAGNRLGQKSTLERKPKEETEKVPSVDKSISDLEGMGVRIYGLDEPVGISKDAEISWDNIAGYEHQKRLIEDTILLALHSPEVYDDIARGTRHKFESNRPRAVLFEGPPGTGKTSCARVIANQAGVPLLYVPLEAIMSEFYGKSERLLGKVFSLANNLPNGAIIFLDEIDSFAAARDNEMHEATRRILSVLLRQIDGFEQDKKVVVIAATNRKEDLDPALISRFDSMIAFGLPDQRNRQEIASKYAKHLSKPELEEFARVTEDLSGRDIRDVCQQAERSWASKIIRGQVPKEGEKAKLPALQEYIECAESRREALRSAAANRKLPTSSHPKILY